A single Corynebacterium stationis DNA region contains:
- a CDS encoding inositol monophosphatase family protein: MTSPLELVAIAEAVVDDVEQLFIDGLGAPPARFKGEGDFATEVDLAIEAHLRSSLTQLTGIPVYGEEGGGNADLNQTAWVVDPVDGTANYAAGNPLCGTVVSLVHEARPIVAIANFPLLKRRLVAAEGMELRTLGGLESGFGGGEDALPFEDSRGHIGCSSHLPTPLFDDLRSVGLRPRMTGSVCLDSAFVAQGVFDGAVNFSPHPWDNAAGALFIQAVGGVATDPEGNPWTAFSHGLVVGTEQVHATILESIKRTGVGTRQV, encoded by the coding sequence ATGACCTCACCGCTAGAGCTGGTTGCCATTGCTGAAGCCGTGGTTGATGATGTCGAACAACTTTTCATCGATGGCTTAGGCGCCCCACCCGCTAGGTTTAAAGGCGAGGGCGATTTTGCCACCGAAGTAGATTTGGCAATCGAGGCTCATCTGCGCAGCTCGCTCACCCAGCTCACCGGCATCCCAGTCTATGGCGAAGAAGGTGGCGGCAACGCCGATTTGAATCAGACCGCGTGGGTTGTGGATCCAGTTGATGGCACCGCGAACTATGCCGCGGGCAATCCTTTGTGCGGCACAGTGGTTTCTTTGGTGCATGAGGCACGACCTATTGTTGCGATTGCTAATTTCCCGCTGCTCAAGCGGCGTCTAGTCGCAGCAGAAGGGATGGAGCTGCGCACTCTGGGTGGTTTGGAGTCCGGCTTTGGCGGTGGGGAAGATGCCTTGCCTTTTGAAGATTCCCGCGGGCACATTGGGTGTTCTTCGCATCTGCCGACACCGCTTTTCGATGATCTCCGGAGCGTGGGCTTGCGCCCACGCATGACCGGCTCGGTGTGCTTGGATTCAGCATTCGTTGCGCAAGGTGTTTTTGACGGCGCGGTGAACTTTTCTCCGCACCCGTGGGATAACGCCGCGGGCGCACTGTTTATCCAGGCAGTCGGCGGAGTTGCCACTGATCCTGAAGGCAACCCCTGGACGGCCTTTTCGCATGGCCTGGTGGTCGGCACGGAACAGGTCCATGCCACCATCCTTGAATCCATCAAGCGTACTGGCGTGGGAACCCGCCAGGTATAG
- a CDS encoding indole-3-glycerol phosphate synthase TrpC, protein MPAPIAVENILRAALDDVAAREAVVSFQDVKARSRSMAPPRDARAALLRTGCSVITELKRAVPFKGPIANLESPQAMASLATKLEEVGVHLMACQTERRRFHGSLEDMAAAREATTVPMVCRDVIVDPYQIHEARCYGADVVTLQVAVLEQARLESLLDRTESLGMVALLEVRDPQEVDRAIQAGGTVVGVNAWSVTSDELHREAFADIVPGLPESVIRIAVGGVQTSKELLKYASFGADAIMVGESVMTAQSPSAMARSLVATGQHPACPSRKV, encoded by the coding sequence GTGCCAGCCCCGATTGCTGTGGAAAATATTTTGCGCGCAGCTCTTGATGATGTCGCAGCTCGCGAGGCAGTGGTGTCCTTCCAAGATGTTAAAGCCCGCTCGCGCAGCATGGCTCCACCGCGCGATGCACGCGCCGCGCTATTGCGTACTGGCTGCTCAGTAATTACCGAATTAAAACGCGCAGTGCCTTTCAAAGGGCCAATCGCCAATCTCGAATCGCCGCAGGCTATGGCAAGCCTTGCCACCAAGCTTGAAGAAGTTGGCGTGCATCTGATGGCATGTCAGACCGAAAGGCGCCGGTTCCACGGCTCTTTAGAAGATATGGCAGCAGCGCGCGAAGCCACAACCGTGCCCATGGTCTGCCGCGATGTCATCGTGGACCCGTATCAAATCCATGAAGCACGATGTTATGGCGCAGATGTTGTCACCTTGCAGGTCGCTGTCTTAGAACAAGCCCGCTTGGAATCTCTGCTGGATCGCACAGAATCTTTAGGGATGGTCGCACTGTTAGAAGTGCGCGATCCACAAGAAGTCGACCGCGCCATTCAAGCCGGGGGAACGGTCGTAGGCGTTAATGCATGGTCGGTGACATCAGATGAGCTGCATCGAGAAGCTTTTGCGGATATTGTGCCGGGGTTGCCAGAAAGCGTAATCCGCATTGCCGTGGGTGGGGTTCAAACTTCGAAAGAATTATTAAAGTACGCATCCTTTGGGGCGGATGCCATCATGGTCGGGGAATCAGTAATGACAGCGCAAAGCCCATCGGCTATGGCGCGCAGCTTGGTCGCTACAGGCCAGCACCCAGCGTGCCCATCGCGCAAGGTCTAG
- a CDS encoding TIGR02234 family membrane protein, with translation MGRRIGPLLFAIAAIVLWLSSRATWVTAHVEDELSGAQTLPLIGSFWSLELMGLTLLLLAGVLAGLALRRIGRRIVGIIAALAGAAVAWGPLQLLTRGADPQRAQNLLQASEANQNAVDNVTISSWAQVVSVDVAQLGPICAVAAGAAAVFGGVLLAMQPGGDKPRSHKYETSAAREEALAEDLRNSPDSGRVMWDALDADIDPTDLPHQK, from the coding sequence ATGGGCAGGCGTATTGGCCCCCTACTTTTTGCCATAGCCGCGATTGTCTTGTGGCTGTCATCCCGCGCTACTTGGGTTACAGCGCACGTAGAAGATGAGCTTTCAGGCGCGCAGACCTTGCCTTTGATTGGCAGCTTCTGGTCGCTAGAGCTCATGGGCCTGACTCTGCTGCTTTTGGCAGGCGTGCTCGCAGGACTTGCTTTGCGCCGAATTGGTCGCCGCATCGTCGGCATCATTGCCGCCCTGGCCGGCGCCGCGGTGGCGTGGGGGCCGCTGCAATTGCTTACCCGTGGTGCTGATCCCCAGCGCGCGCAGAACTTGCTGCAAGCAAGTGAAGCTAATCAAAATGCTGTGGACAATGTCACCATTTCTTCCTGGGCGCAGGTGGTTTCTGTCGATGTTGCCCAGCTTGGTCCCATCTGCGCGGTAGCGGCTGGCGCTGCCGCAGTATTCGGCGGTGTGCTCTTGGCGATGCAGCCGGGGGGAGACAAACCCCGTTCCCACAAGTATGAGACTTCGGCCGCGCGTGAAGAGGCTTTGGCCGAAGACCTGCGCAATTCCCCGGATTCTGGGCGCGTGATGTGGGATGCTCTCGATGCAGATATTGATCCCACGGATTTGCCCCACCAGAAATAG
- the hisF gene encoding imidazole glycerol phosphate synthase subunit HisF, which yields MAVAIRVIPCLDVDQGRVVKGVNFENLRDAGDPVELAQRYNELGADELTFLDVSASKHGRGTMLDVVRRTADQVFIPLTVGGGVRSADDVRELLRAGADKVSVNTSAIARPELLRELADIFGSQCIVLSVDARRSAEQPSGYEVTTHGGTKSAGLDALEWARRGEELGVGEILLNSMDGDGTRGGFDIEMLKAVREVVTVPVIASGGAGKAADFPPAVEAGAQAVLAASIFHFQEVTIAEVKQELSYAGYEVR from the coding sequence ATGGCTGTGGCAATTCGCGTTATTCCGTGCCTCGATGTTGATCAGGGCCGTGTTGTTAAAGGCGTGAACTTTGAAAACCTGCGCGATGCTGGGGATCCAGTCGAACTTGCGCAACGCTATAACGAACTCGGCGCAGATGAACTGACCTTTTTGGATGTCTCTGCTTCCAAGCACGGACGCGGAACCATGTTGGATGTGGTGCGCCGTACCGCCGACCAGGTCTTTATCCCGCTGACTGTCGGCGGTGGAGTGCGCTCAGCTGACGACGTTCGCGAGTTGCTCCGTGCCGGTGCCGACAAGGTCTCCGTTAATACCTCTGCGATTGCACGTCCGGAGCTTTTGCGCGAGCTGGCTGATATCTTCGGCTCGCAATGCATCGTGTTATCTGTCGACGCGCGCCGTTCCGCAGAGCAGCCATCCGGCTATGAAGTCACCACGCACGGTGGCACCAAGTCTGCTGGTTTAGATGCTTTGGAATGGGCACGTCGTGGCGAAGAGCTGGGAGTAGGCGAGATTTTGCTGAACTCCATGGACGGCGATGGCACCCGGGGCGGCTTTGATATTGAGATGCTCAAGGCCGTGCGTGAGGTAGTTACCGTGCCAGTCATCGCTTCCGGTGGTGCAGGCAAAGCCGCCGATTTCCCACCAGCTGTCGAAGCCGGTGCCCAAGCTGTGCTGGCAGCTTCAATTTTCCACTTCCAGGAAGTTACGATTGCCGAAGTAAAGCAAGAGCTTTCATATGCTGGATATGAGGTGCGCTAG
- the priA gene encoding bifunctional 1-(5-phosphoribosyl)-5-((5-phosphoribosylamino)methylideneamino)imidazole-4-carboxamide isomerase/phosphoribosylanthranilate isomerase PriA, with protein sequence MTFTLLPAVDVVDGQAVRLDQGEAGTEKSYGTPLESALKWQEQGAQWLHFVDLDAAFNRGSNHELMAEVISNLDIKVELTGGIRDDASLKRALDTGVQRVNIGTAALENPEWIARVLAEYGEKIAVDIAVRNIDGQWRTRGNGWVSDGGDLWEVLERLDAAGCSRFVVTDVSKDGTLTGPNVELLRDVAMATDAKIVASGGISTLDDVLELARYENEGIDSAIIGKALYEGRFDLATALDAVTKVEPLPEETPIDLLESRE encoded by the coding sequence ATGACCTTTACTTTATTGCCCGCAGTAGATGTTGTTGACGGCCAGGCCGTCCGCTTGGACCAAGGAGAGGCCGGAACCGAAAAGTCTTATGGCACCCCATTGGAATCGGCGCTGAAATGGCAGGAGCAAGGTGCGCAGTGGCTGCACTTTGTGGACTTGGATGCGGCGTTTAACCGCGGCTCCAACCATGAGCTGATGGCAGAAGTCATCTCCAACCTGGACATCAAGGTAGAGCTCACCGGGGGTATCCGCGATGATGCATCGTTAAAGCGTGCATTGGATACCGGCGTGCAGCGGGTCAATATTGGTACCGCGGCCCTAGAAAACCCAGAGTGGATCGCGCGCGTGTTGGCAGAATACGGCGAGAAGATTGCTGTGGATATCGCCGTTCGCAATATCGATGGCCAGTGGCGTACCCGCGGCAATGGCTGGGTCTCTGATGGTGGCGACCTGTGGGAAGTACTTGAACGCCTCGACGCAGCAGGATGCAGCCGCTTTGTAGTCACCGATGTGTCGAAAGATGGCACCTTGACGGGGCCAAATGTTGAGCTTTTGCGTGATGTTGCCATGGCCACTGATGCCAAGATTGTCGCCTCCGGTGGAATTTCGACCTTGGATGACGTTTTGGAGCTGGCGCGCTATGAAAATGAAGGCATCGACTCGGCGATCATTGGCAAAGCTTTATATGAAGGCCGCTTCGATCTCGCGACAGCGCTTGACGCAGTGACTAAGGTAGAGCCATTACCGGAAGAAACCCCCATTGATTTGCTGGAGTCTCGCGAATGA
- the hisI gene encoding phosphoribosyl-AMP cyclohydrolase: protein MTNHTTSPADYDLAPDIAARLKRNEQGLVPAIVQADTGEVLMMAWMDDHALAHSLHTRKGTYFSRSRNGYWVKGETSGNVQEVIGARLDCDGDTILLTVRQSGGACHTGDRTCFDADDLLSPQPKNPS from the coding sequence GTGACAAATCACACCACAAGCCCAGCAGACTATGACCTGGCACCGGATATTGCCGCGCGTTTAAAACGCAATGAACAAGGCTTGGTTCCTGCAATTGTGCAGGCAGACACCGGCGAAGTACTGATGATGGCGTGGATGGATGACCACGCGCTGGCGCATTCTTTGCACACCCGCAAGGGCACCTATTTCTCTCGCTCGCGTAATGGATATTGGGTGAAAGGGGAGACCTCTGGCAATGTACAAGAGGTAATCGGTGCACGACTAGATTGTGATGGAGACACCATTTTGCTGACTGTTCGTCAGTCCGGTGGTGCCTGCCATACGGGTGATCGGACCTGCTTTGATGCAGATGACTTGCTTTCCCCACAACCTAAGAATCCTTCTTAA